In Microbacterium pumilum, the following proteins share a genomic window:
- a CDS encoding multicopper oxidase family protein, which produces MTSSLSIPQLPPAPVAPRPRRRRGLVGVLVAAPVVVVVATGAIWIATQTGRPTPPATGTVSFDDPLRIPPLADSLVIDGVRVFRLEAQSGATDFVSQGPTPTLGYNGTYLGPTLVAARGETVRVDVTNSLDADTTVHWHGMHLPAAMDGGPHSPIQPGATWHPEWTIDQPAATLWYHPHLHGETRAQVDAGLAGMFLLRDPDEAALALPRDYGVDDIPVIVQDRSFSSDGAFSGGLGMQFDGVLGDTVLVNGTPTPHLDVATERVRLRLLNGSSARMYDFTFADDRTFDLIATDGGLLEAPVPSTSIPLSPGERAEIVVTIASGERVALQSRAPDPALNAGAATFDVMQLRGADAPSPSPEVAPVLAELPAPDAAHSVTERSFVMSGHNINDRQMDMSRVDFTVNVDTSEVWTVRNENPLPHSFHVHDTQFRVLTIDGAAPPPRLAGWKDTIALEKDRVYRLLVTFDDYADPTTPYMYHCHLLWHEDQGMMGQFLVVEPGQQPALTTTEGETDDRHDH; this is translated from the coding sequence ATGACTTCCTCCCTGTCGATCCCGCAGCTGCCTCCGGCTCCTGTCGCGCCCCGCCCGCGACGCCGACGCGGCCTCGTCGGGGTCCTCGTCGCCGCCCCCGTCGTGGTCGTGGTCGCCACCGGCGCAATCTGGATCGCGACGCAGACCGGGCGGCCGACGCCCCCTGCCACCGGAACGGTCTCGTTCGACGACCCGCTGCGCATCCCGCCACTCGCCGACTCGCTCGTGATCGACGGAGTGCGGGTGTTCCGGCTCGAGGCCCAGTCGGGCGCGACCGACTTCGTCTCGCAGGGCCCCACGCCGACGCTCGGCTACAACGGGACCTACCTCGGGCCGACACTCGTCGCCGCGCGTGGTGAGACCGTCCGGGTCGACGTCACGAACTCCCTCGATGCCGACACGACCGTCCACTGGCACGGCATGCACCTTCCTGCCGCGATGGACGGGGGACCGCACTCGCCGATACAGCCTGGCGCGACGTGGCATCCGGAATGGACGATCGATCAGCCGGCGGCCACCCTCTGGTACCACCCGCACCTGCACGGCGAGACCCGAGCGCAGGTGGATGCGGGACTCGCGGGCATGTTCCTGCTCCGCGATCCGGACGAGGCGGCGCTCGCTCTCCCGCGTGACTACGGAGTCGACGACATCCCGGTGATCGTGCAGGATCGGTCCTTCTCGTCCGACGGCGCCTTCTCCGGCGGTCTCGGGATGCAGTTCGACGGCGTGCTGGGGGACACCGTGCTGGTGAACGGCACGCCGACACCGCACCTGGACGTGGCCACCGAGCGGGTGCGCCTGCGCCTGCTCAACGGATCCAGCGCGAGGATGTACGACTTCACGTTCGCCGACGACCGCACGTTCGATCTGATCGCGACCGACGGTGGACTGCTGGAGGCGCCGGTGCCGTCGACCAGCATTCCGCTGTCGCCGGGCGAGCGGGCGGAGATCGTCGTCACGATCGCGTCGGGGGAGCGGGTGGCGCTGCAGTCTCGTGCGCCCGATCCTGCTCTCAATGCCGGCGCAGCGACGTTCGACGTCATGCAGCTGCGTGGGGCGGACGCCCCCTCACCGTCGCCCGAGGTCGCGCCCGTACTCGCCGAACTGCCTGCGCCGGATGCCGCGCACTCCGTTACCGAGCGGTCGTTCGTGATGTCGGGCCACAACATCAATGACCGCCAGATGGACATGTCACGGGTCGACTTCACGGTGAACGTCGACACGAGCGAAGTGTGGACGGTGCGCAACGAGAATCCGCTGCCGCATTCGTTCCACGTGCACGACACGCAGTTCCGGGTCCTGACGATCGACGGCGCTGCGCCGCCACCGCGTCTCGCGGGATGGAAAGACACCATCGCCCTCGAGAAGGACCGTGTGTATCGGCTGCTCGTGACCTTCGACGACTACGCGGATCCGACGACTCCGTACATGTATCACTGCCACCTGCTGTGGCACGAGGACCAGGGCATGATGGGACAGTTCCTGGTCGTCGAACCCGGGCAGCAGCCCGCCCTGACAACAACCGAGGGAGAGACCGATGACCGCCACGACCACTGA